The Ferrimonas balearica DSM 9799 genome includes the window TCGGTTGTACCGCCTGCCAGTCGCGCACCGAGTTGGCGTCGTCCAGTGTTCTCAACTGCTGAATCAGTTGCGCCGTTGCGGGGCCATTGGCTTCGGCCCCGTCCTCCGTGACCACCGCGATCTCGTGCACCCCATCCAGCTGGGCCAGGGCGGCCAGATCACTGCGGCGCACAAACAGCTGGCTGTCATCAAAGGCGCTGATGGGGCTCTTAAACAGGCCCCGTACCCGGAAGGCGGCGCCGCTTACCTCACCGTCCGGGCCGGTAAAGGTCAGCACCACCTTGGATCCCAACTTCAGCCTCAGCCGCTCGGCGGTTTTGACCGACACCACCACCGGGTTGCGCCCTTCGGCATCCAGCCACTGCCCCTCGCGGACATGGCGGGCCACCGGACTGACGCTGGCTTCGGCTTCGGGCACGACGCCATTGATGCGAATGCCGCGGGTGCTGCGGGCGGAAGCGACCATGCCATCCACCACCAGTCGGGCCGACCAGCCCTCGACCGTTGGGCTGTCGCTCAGCAGGGCGGTGATGGCGTCCGGGTTGGCGAGGGTATCCTGGATGTCCGGGTGATCCAGGTAGTTGCGGCTGTGGATCTGCAGGTGACTGGTTTGCCAGGCGATGGCGTTCTGAATCATGTTGCTGTAGAGGCCGCTGATAAAGCCGATCATCACGATCACGCCAAGCAGGCCAAACACCATGGCGGCCAGCATGATGCCGGTGCGCAGGCGGTTACGCCAA containing:
- a CDS encoding ABC transporter permease, which gives rise to MLVKLAWRNLWRNRLRTGIMLAAMVFGLLGVIVMIGFISGLYSNMIQNAIAWQTSHLQIHSRNYLDHPDIQDTLANPDAITALLSDSPTVEGWSARLVVDGMVASARSTRGIRINGVVPEAEASVSPVARHVREGQWLDAEGRNPVVVSVKTAERLRLKLGSKVVLTFTGPDGEVSGAAFRVRGLFKSPISAFDDSQLFVRRSDLAALAQLDGVHEIAVVTEDGAEANGPATAQLIQQLRTLDDANSVRDWQAVQPMLAAILSQMGVSNAIILAIYVLAMSFGIVNLMLMSVFERTREFGVLMAVGMTKPRVLLLILLEAGLLGLCGGILGVVTSVGVIALLGHTGIPLGAMADGLAAFGADTQLYPEVTRSDYLMVLTTVLAASLLSALYPARQILRQHPAEAMAHRH